TCCAAGACCTATACAGCCACCATCAGGCTCGGCGAAACCACCATCACGGACGACGCCGAGGGCGACGTCACGGAGGCCCGCAGCGCCGCGGACGTCACCGATGAAGCCATAGCGGCCGGGGTTGCCACGCTCACGGGCCCTATCCAGCAGGTGCCCAGCAGCGTGAGTGCAATCAAGGTCAACGGCGAACGCTCCTACGCACGGGTCCGCTCCGGTGAAGAAGTGAAGCTCGCAGCGCGCCCCGTGACGATCCACCGCTTCGACGTGCACGCCATCAACAGGCTCGACGGCGGCAGGGTAGTTGACGTGGACGTCACCGTGGAATGTTCTTCAGGAACTTACATTCGGGCGCTGGCCCGGGACCTTGGAAACGACCTGGGCGTCGGCGGCCACCTCACGGCCCTGCGCCGGACCCAGGTGGGTCCCTATACCCTCGAGCAGGCCAGGACCCTGGAGGAACTGGCGGAAGAGCTCAACGTCCTGGACATGTCCCTTGCTGCCCGGTCCCTCATGCCAAACCGTGAGCTCACCGAGGACGAAACAACGGAGATCTCGTTCGGCCGCCGGATTGCGGCCGGGCCGGGAGCAGGCACCGCCGAGGCTGCCACGGCCGAAAACCCCGCAGCAGCCTTCGCGCCCTCGGGGGAACTCGTGGCATTGCTGGCTGACACCGGGAGCTTTGCCAAGCCCGTGTTGGTGTTCGCCCCGGGAACCGGTTCAGGGGAGGCGAAGTAGTCATGGACGGATACTTTTACGCCCTCCTGGTGATCGGACTGGTGTCCACCATCATGTGCGTGGTGGCCGGGCTGATGAAGAAGGCCCCCAACGACCCCACCATCTATTCGGTACTTGCCGTTGAAGTGGTGCTGGTGGTGTACCTGGTGGGTTCCATCATCCGGGTTGCCATGGGCGAGCAGATTGCGGGGGAAGCATGGGAATTCTGGGGCTACTTGATAACGGCCCTGATGATCCCGCTGGGTGCTGTGTACTGGGCCATCCTTGAACGCACCCGCTGGAGCAACTTCGTCCTCGCTGCGGTAGGCGTCACGGTCCTCGTCATGGGCGCGCGCATGAACCAGATTTGGTACTGACCTTGAAAGAAGAACCCATCGTGACTGGAACTGAGACCAATCCGGCAACCCCGCAGCCGCAGAAGGATACCCGGAACACCGGGCCGGGCCGCCTCCTGATCGCGGTGTACGCCGTTTTCGCCCTCTCGGCGACCGCGCGCGCCGGCTATCAGATCGCTACGAAGTTCGCCGAAGCACCGCTGGCGCATATCCTCTCGGCCTTTGCCGCCGTCGTCTATATCGTGGCGACCATCTCCCTGGCCAAGCCGGGCCGCACGTGGTTCAAGGTTTCCCTGGCCGCCGTGCTCACGGAACTGATCGGCGTGCTGGTGGTGGGTGCCATCAGCCTTTTCGACCCCGTAGCGTTCCCGCACGATACCGTTTGGTCGCTGTTCGGCCGCGGTTACGGTTTCGTCCCGCTTGTCCTGCCCATCCTTGGCCTCCTGTGGCTGAACAAGCGCCGCCCGTCCTGAGCCAACCGCCCTTGCGGGTAACCTTAGAATGTTCCGGCGCCGGGAGGTTGCCGGGCGCACCGAACATCTGCAGTAAAAGGCGAGGTTGATGGTCCACATCTGGAACGATCCCACTGAAGTCCCCAAGGACTTCGGACCTACTGTCGTTACCATCGGGAACTTTGACGGCGTCCATCGCGGGCACCAGCATGTCCTTTCCCAACTCACCGGCACCGCCAAGCGGCATGACATTCCATCGGTTGCCGTGACTTTCGATCCCCACCCGGCCCAGGTCCACAGGCCGGATTCCGCTCCCGAACTGATCATGGGGCTCCAGGATAAGCTCGATGCCCTCGGGGAAACCGGCGTCGATGCCGTGCTGGTCATGAAGTACACCTTGGACCTGGCGGCGATGACTCCCATCGAGTTCGTCCGCGAAGTCATCCTTGACGGACTTCATGCAGCACATGTCGTTGTAGGCCACGACCTCCGCTTTGGTGCCGGGAACGTCGGCGACGTGGTCACCATGCAGGAACTGGGTGAGGAGCTCGGGTTCGGCGTGCAGGTTGTCAACGAGTACGGGGCGGGAGGCTTTCCCGTCCACGACGACGGCGACACTGACCGCCGCTGTTCCTCCACTTGGGTGCGGGAAGCCTTGTCCGAAGGCGACGTCGTGACCGCCGCCGCTGTGCTTGGCCGCCCGCACCGCATGCGCGGCGAAGTGGTACACGGAGCTGCCCGCGGACGCGATCTCGGCTTCCCCACAGCCAACCTTGCCCACGATTCCACAGGGTACGTCCCCGCGGACGGCATCTACGCGGGTTGGTTGATCGACCAGTCCGGGACGCGGTGGCCTGCCGCTATTTCCGTTGGTTCCAACCCCACTTTCGACGGCGTGAGCCGCCAGGTGGAGGCCCACGTGATCGATCGTCCCGAGGAAAAAGTGGAGGACTTCGACCTCTACGGGCAGACCGTGGCTGTCGAATTCACGCAGCGCCTGCGCGGCATGGTTGCCTACCGTGGGCCTGAGGCCTTGGTGGAGCAAATGTGCCTTGACGTAGCCCAGGCGCACGAGCTGCTGACCCGGCGCTAGGCGGATTTCGACAACACTGCTGACCTGCCGGTAAACTGGTGAATGGATCCGGCCGCAGTCCGTGGCAGCTGGACCTGTTTTTGTGTGCGGCAACGCACCAAGGGCAACCCGTCAGCGAGGCGCTGCACCGGGACGCACGGCACAACTCTAGGAGTTCACGTGGCACTTGACGCCGCTGTAAAGCAGTCCATCATCAAGGAATACGCAACCTCTGAAGGCGACACCGGTTCGCCCGAGGTCCAGGTTGCAGTTCTGACCCAGCGGATCAAGGATCTGACTGAGCACATGAAGGAGCACAAGCACGACTTCCACACCCAGCGCGGTTTGCTGGCCATGGTTGGTCGTCGCAAGCGCATGCTTTCCTACCTGAAGAACACTGACATCGCCCGCTACCGTTCGCTCATCGAGCGCCTCGGCCTGCGCCGCTAGTCTGCCTTTAGGGGCGGCCCGCTCCTTTCCGGAACGGGCCGCCTTCTTCACCAACAACTAAAAACAGGAATCAACCGCATCGCGCATTCGCGGTCCTCGGTAGTGATTCCCGGGAAGCTCATCTGTGGTGATGAGGCCCGTGGATCTCGATCGATGACCGGGTGTCGTACAGGCCAGGAAAAAAGAAGAGGCCTGGGTTGATGCGGCGGACTTCCGCTAACAGAAACGGAGGTGACTCTCTATGGAGGGTCCCGAAATCCAGTTCTCCGAAGCCATTATCGACAACGGCCGTTTTGGCAAGCGCGTCATTCGCTTCGAAACCGGCCGCCTTGCCAAGCAGGCAGCCGGCGCCTCGATGGTCTACATCGACGAAGACACCGCACTGCTCTCCGCAACCACCGCAGGCAAGCAGCCGCGCGAAGGTTTCGACTTCTTCCCCCTGACGGTTGACGTTGAAGAGCGCATGTACGCAGCCGGCCGTATCCCGGGTTCGTTCTTCCGCCGCGAAGGCCGCCCGTCCACGGAAGCCATCCTGGCCTGCCGCCTCATGGACCGTCCGCTGCGCCCCGCGTTCGTCAAGGGCCTGCGCAACGAAGTCCAGATCGTCGTCACTGTCCTGGCGATCAACCCGGACGAGCTCTACGACGTCGTCGCCATCAACGCGTCCTCGATGTCCACGCAGCTTTCCGGCCTCCCGTTCTCCGGCCCGATCGGTGGCGTCCGCGTCGCCCTCATCGCCGACGAACACGGTTCGCAGTGGGTCGCTTTCCCCAAGCACTCCCAGCTTGAGAACGCCGTCTTCAACATGGTTGTTGCCGGCCGCATTGCCGGTGACGACGTCGCCATCATGATGGTGGAAGCCGAAGCCACCGACAACTCCTGGAACCTCATCAAGGAACAGGGCGCAACAGCTCCTACCGAAGAGGTTGTTTCCGAGGGCCTCGAGGCTGCCAAGCCGTTCATCAAGGCGCTCTGCGAAGCACAGGCAGACCTGGCGGCACGCGCCGCCAAGCCGACCGTCGAGTTCCCGGTCTTCCTTGACTACCAGGACGACGTCTACGCAGCTGTTGAAGCCGCTGCCGCTGACAAGCTTGCTGCTGTCTTCCAGATCGCCGACAAGCAGGAGCGCGACAACGCCTCCGACGCACTCAAGGACGAAGTCCTCGGCTCACTTGCAGGCGACTTCGAAGGCCGCGAGAAGGAACTCTCCGCAGCGTTCCGCTCCGTCACCAAGCACGTCGTGCGCCAGCGCATCCTCAAGGACCAGGTCCGCATCGACGGCCGTGGCCTGACGGACATCCGCCAGCTGACCGCAGAGGTAGAGGTTCTGCCCCGCGTTCACGGTTCGGCTATCTTCGAGCGCGGCGAGACCCAGATCATGGGTGTCACCACGCTGAACATGCTCAAGATGGAGCAGCAGATCGACTCGTTGTCGCCGGTAACGCGCAAGCGCTACATGCACAACTACAACTTCCCGCCGTACTCCACCGGTGAGACCGGCCGCGTCGGTTCCCCGAAGCGCCGCGAAATCGGCCACGGTGCCCTCGCAGAGCGCGCCCTGGTTCCGGTGCTGCCCAGCCGTGAAGAATTCCCGTACGCCATCCGCCAGGTATCCGAGGCACTCGGTTCCAACGGTTCGACGTCCATGGGTTCGGTCTGTGCCTCGACGCTCTCCATGCTCAACGCTGGCGTGCCGCTGAAGGCAGCTGTTGCCGGTATCGCCATGGGCCTGGTTTCCGACCAGGTTGACGGCCAGACCCGCTACGCAGCGCTGACCGACATCCTCGGCGCCGAAGACGCTTTCGGCGACATGGACTTCAAGGTTGCCGGTACGTCCGAGTTCGTCACGGCCATCCAGCTGGACACCAAGCTCGACGGCATCCCCGCTTCCGTGCTGGCAGCAGCACTGAAGCAGGCCCGCGAAGCCCGCCTCCACATCCTCGAGGTCATCAACGCAGCGATCGACACCCCGGATGAGCTCTCCGAGTTCGCACCGCGCGTCATCGCCGTCAAGATCCCCGTTGACAAGATCGGCGAGGTCATTGGCCCCAAGGGCAAGATGATCAACCAGATCCAGGAAGACACGGGCGCGGACATCTCCATCGAAGATGACGGCACGGTCTACATTGGCGCCACCAACGGCCCGTCTGCTGACGCAGCACGTTCCGCCATCAACGCCATCGCCAACCCGCAGGTTCCGGAAATCGGCGAGCGTTACCTGGGTACGGTCGTCAAGACCACCACCTTCGGCGCCTTCGTTTCCCTGACCCCGGGCAAGGACGGCCTGCTGCACATCTCCGAGCTCCGCAAGCTGGCCAACGGCAAGCGCGTGGACAACGTTGATGACGTCGTATCCGTGGGCCAGAAGGTCCAGGTCGAGATCACCAAGATCGACGACCGCGGAAAGCTCTCCCTCTCGCCGGTTGTTGCCGACGAAGAAGGCGCAGCTTCCGAGGACGCTCCGGCCGAGGTCGTTGAAGAGTCCGCAGAGTAGTCTGTAAGCAGTACACCCGGCGGGGCCGGTGGGCTTGAAAAAGCTCCACCGGCCCTTCCGGCCTTAACCCTGAAAGGCCTTAATGACTGTCGTACCCTTGCCGCTGGAGCAAACCCTTCCCGGCGGCGAACTGATCCATGGTGCCGAGGGCGGTTCCGTCGTGCGGCGCTCCGTCCTTCCCGGCGGCGTGCGCGTCCTGACCGAGGCGATGCCCGGGCAGCGTTCGGCCACCATAGGTTTCTGGGTGGCAGTGGGTTCGCGCGACGAAGCGGACGGCCAGCATGGTTCCACACACTTCCTTGAACACCTGCTGTTCAAGGGCACCAAGAGGCGCACAGCCCTGGAGATTGCGTCGGCGTTCGACGAGGTGGGCGGCGAATCCAACGCGGCCACCGCCAAGGAAAGCACCTGCTACTTCGCCCGGGTCCTCGATACGGACCTTCCCATGGCCATTGATGTCATCGCCGACATGGTCACCGGCGCCGTCCTTGACCCTGCCGAACTGGAGCAGGAACGCGACGTCATCCTCGAGGAAATCGCCATGGACAGCGACGACCCCACCGATGTGGCCCACGAGAAATTCGTCGCAGCAGTGCTCGGCAGCCACCCGCTGGCCCGGCCGATCGGCGGAACCCCGGATGCGATCAAGGCTGTGGCAAGGGACTCGGTGTGGGAGCACTACCAGCGCTACTACCGTCCCGAGGAACTGGTCATCACCGCAGCAGGCGGCCTGGACCACGACGTCGTCTGTGAACTTGTCCTTGATGCGCTGAAGGCTGCCGGCTGGCAACTGGATCCCGGTGCAGCGCCCGTGGAGCGCCGTGGGACGGAGAGGGCTGTCATCACCGGCACGTCCGGCCTCCACGTCGTGAAGCGTCCCGTGGAGCAGGCGAACATCATCATGGGTTGCCCCACGATCGTCGCCACCGATGATCGCCGCTTCGTCATGAGCGTGCTCAACGCAGTCCTGGGTGGGGGCATG
This Paenarthrobacter sp. GOM3 DNA region includes the following protein-coding sequences:
- the truB gene encoding tRNA pseudouridine(55) synthase TruB; this encodes MLSGLVIVDKPQGWTSHDVVGRMRRLAGTRKVGHAGTLDPMATGVLVLGINKATRLLTYIVGTSKTYTATIRLGETTITDDAEGDVTEARSAADVTDEAIAAGVATLTGPIQQVPSSVSAIKVNGERSYARVRSGEEVKLAARPVTIHRFDVHAINRLDGGRVVDVDVTVECSSGTYIRALARDLGNDLGVGGHLTALRRTQVGPYTLEQARTLEELAEELNVLDMSLAARSLMPNRELTEDETTEISFGRRIAAGPGAGTAEAATAENPAAAFAPSGELVALLADTGSFAKPVLVFAPGTGSGEAK
- a CDS encoding bifunctional riboflavin kinase/FAD synthetase, producing the protein MVHIWNDPTEVPKDFGPTVVTIGNFDGVHRGHQHVLSQLTGTAKRHDIPSVAVTFDPHPAQVHRPDSAPELIMGLQDKLDALGETGVDAVLVMKYTLDLAAMTPIEFVREVILDGLHAAHVVVGHDLRFGAGNVGDVVTMQELGEELGFGVQVVNEYGAGGFPVHDDGDTDRRCSSTWVREALSEGDVVTAAAVLGRPHRMRGEVVHGAARGRDLGFPTANLAHDSTGYVPADGIYAGWLIDQSGTRWPAAISVGSNPTFDGVSRQVEAHVIDRPEEKVEDFDLYGQTVAVEFTQRLRGMVAYRGPEALVEQMCLDVAQAHELLTRR
- the rpsO gene encoding 30S ribosomal protein S15 — protein: MALDAAVKQSIIKEYATSEGDTGSPEVQVAVLTQRIKDLTEHMKEHKHDFHTQRGLLAMVGRRKRMLSYLKNTDIARYRSLIERLGLRR
- a CDS encoding polyribonucleotide nucleotidyltransferase codes for the protein MEGPEIQFSEAIIDNGRFGKRVIRFETGRLAKQAAGASMVYIDEDTALLSATTAGKQPREGFDFFPLTVDVEERMYAAGRIPGSFFRREGRPSTEAILACRLMDRPLRPAFVKGLRNEVQIVVTVLAINPDELYDVVAINASSMSTQLSGLPFSGPIGGVRVALIADEHGSQWVAFPKHSQLENAVFNMVVAGRIAGDDVAIMMVEAEATDNSWNLIKEQGATAPTEEVVSEGLEAAKPFIKALCEAQADLAARAAKPTVEFPVFLDYQDDVYAAVEAAAADKLAAVFQIADKQERDNASDALKDEVLGSLAGDFEGREKELSAAFRSVTKHVVRQRILKDQVRIDGRGLTDIRQLTAEVEVLPRVHGSAIFERGETQIMGVTTLNMLKMEQQIDSLSPVTRKRYMHNYNFPPYSTGETGRVGSPKRREIGHGALAERALVPVLPSREEFPYAIRQVSEALGSNGSTSMGSVCASTLSMLNAGVPLKAAVAGIAMGLVSDQVDGQTRYAALTDILGAEDAFGDMDFKVAGTSEFVTAIQLDTKLDGIPASVLAAALKQAREARLHILEVINAAIDTPDELSEFAPRVIAVKIPVDKIGEVIGPKGKMINQIQEDTGADISIEDDGTVYIGATNGPSADAARSAINAIANPQVPEIGERYLGTVVKTTTFGAFVSLTPGKDGLLHISELRKLANGKRVDNVDDVVSVGQKVQVEITKIDDRGKLSLSPVVADEEGAASEDAPAEVVEESAE
- a CDS encoding M16 family metallopeptidase yields the protein MTVVPLPLEQTLPGGELIHGAEGGSVVRRSVLPGGVRVLTEAMPGQRSATIGFWVAVGSRDEADGQHGSTHFLEHLLFKGTKRRTALEIASAFDEVGGESNAATAKESTCYFARVLDTDLPMAIDVIADMVTGAVLDPAELEQERDVILEEIAMDSDDPTDVAHEKFVAAVLGSHPLARPIGGTPDAIKAVARDSVWEHYQRYYRPEELVITAAGGLDHDVVCELVLDALKAAGWQLDPGAAPVERRGTERAVITGTSGLHVVKRPVEQANIIMGCPTIVATDDRRFVMSVLNAVLGGGMSSRLFQEIREKRGLVYSTYSFTAAYADAGYFGMYAGCTPSKVRQVLELLGVELDKLAKDGITEEELRKAVGQLSGGIVLALEDTGSRMSRLGRAELVSGEFQDIDETLARIQAVTVDDVQELARELAAAPRTITVVGPFEETETFGL